A part of Anser cygnoides isolate HZ-2024a breed goose chromosome 17, Taihu_goose_T2T_genome, whole genome shotgun sequence genomic DNA contains:
- the GTF2H3 gene encoding general transcription factor IIH subunit 3 isoform X1 codes for MSADDELSLLVIVIDTNPIWWGKRAQGEAEQFTLSKCIDAVMVLGNSHLFMNRTNKLAVIASHTQESRFLYPGKRWACADLLGDGSSSAESNCSGSKDGKYELLTAINDAIAEEIKDLMTKTDMRGQQTETLLAGSLAKALCFINKMSKEVKANQEMKSRILVIKAAEDSALQYMNFMNVIFAAQKQSILIDACVLDSDSGLLQQACDITGGIYLKVPHMPSLLQYLLWVFLPDQEQRSQLVLPPPIHVDYRAACFCHRNLIEIGYVCSVCLSIFCNFSPICSTCETAFKISLPPVMKAKKKKLKLAA; via the exons ATGAGCGCGg ACGATGAGCTGAGCCTGCTGGTCATCGTCATCGACACCAACCCCATCTGGTGGGGGAAGAGGGCGCAGGGGGAAGCGGAG cagttcaCCCTATCAAAATGTATCGATGCGGTGATGGTACTGGGAAACTCACACTTGTTTATGAATCGTACCAACAAGCTTGCTGTAATAGCAAGCCACACACAAGAAAG cCGTTTCTTGTACCCTGGGAAGCGCTGGGCTTGTGCCGATCTCCTTGGAGATGGCAGTAGTTCTGCAGAATCTAATTGTTCTGGCagcaaagatggaaaatatgaaTTGTTAACAGCAATAAATGATGCAATTGCAGAAGAGATTAAAGATCTCATgacaaaaa CTGACATGAGGGGCCAGCAAACAGAAACTCTGTTAGCGGGATCACTTGCTAAAGCACTTTGTT TTATTAACAAGATGAGCAAAGAGGTAAAAG CCAATCAGGAAATGAAATCAAGGATTTTG GTCATAAAAGCTGCAGAAGACAGTGCATTGCAATATATGAATTTCATGAATGTGATctttgcagcacagaaacag AGTATTTTGATTGATGCCTGTGTCTTGGACTCTGATTCAGGTCTTCTACAACAG gccTGTGACATTACAGGTGGCATATACTTGAAAGTGCCCCATATGCCATCCCTTCTGCAGTATTTATTG TGGGTATTTCTCCCTGATCAAGAGCAAAGATCACAGCTTGTGCTTCCACCTCCTATTCATGTTGACTACAGAGCTGCGTGTTTCTGTCATCGAAATCTCATTGAAATTGGTTATGTATGCTCTGTGTGCTTGTCAA tattcTGCAACTTCAGTCCTATTTGTAGTACGTGCGA gaCTGCTTTCAAAATATCACTGCCACCTGTCATGAAAGctaagaagaagaaattgaagTTAGCTGCATAA
- the EIF2B1 gene encoding translation initiation factor eIF2B subunit alpha isoform X2 has protein sequence MPPPRGAGRSRRLQMTPGPGVTSRRGALRHAHGSGEAAGSGAERGGGAAAMSTDGNGDLIEAFRAQLRDDPDVASAVAAIRALLGFLKRDRGETIQGLRSSLLDAIETLSRVDSSVAVSSGGELFLRFISLTSLEYSDYSKCKEIMIERGEIFLRKVSLSRNKIAKLCHPFIRDGARILTHAYSRVVLRVLEAAVESKKRFSVYVTESQPDQAGQKMAKALRKLDIPVTVILDAAVGYIMEKVDLVLVGAEGVVESGGIINKIGTNQIAVCAKAQNKPFYVVAESFKFVRLFPLNQQDVPDKFKYKADTLKTSQNLTEEHPWIDYTSPSLITLLFTDLGVLTPSAVSDELIKLYL, from the exons ATGCCGCCGCCGCGAGGTGCCGGCCGCTCCCGGCGCTTGCAAATGACGCCAGGGCCCGGCGTGACGTCACGCCGAGGGGCGCTGCGTCATGCCCACGGCTCCGGCGAGGCGGccgggagcggagcggagcggggcgggggggccgcggccaTGAGCACGGACGGTAACGGGg ACCTGATCGAGGCGTTCAGGGCGCAGCTGAGGGACGACCCCGACGTGGCCTCGGCGGTGGCCGCCATCCGAGCGCTGCTCGGCTTCCTCAAGCGGGACCGAG GTGAGACCATCCAGGGCCTGAGGAGCAGCCTGCTGGACGCCATCGAGACCCTGTCCCGCGTGGACTCCTCGGTGGCCGTGTCCTCCGGCGGGGAGCTCTTCCTGCGCTTCATCAGCCTCACCTCGCTGGAGTACTCG GATTACTCcaaatgcaaagaaatcatGATCGAGCGCGGGGAGATTTTCCTGAGGAAAGTCTCGCTCTCAAGGAACAAAATCGCCAAGCTCTGTCATCCTTTCATCAGAGATGGTGCC CGAATATTGACACATGCCTACTCAAGAGTGGTCCTCAGAGTGTTAGAAGCAGCTGTTGAGTCAAAGAAGCGATTCAGCGTTTATGTTACTGAATCACAGCCAGACCAAGCAGG GCAAAAAATGGCAAAAGCCCTGAGGAAGCTGGACATTCCTGTGACTGTGATTCTCGATGCTGCAGTTGG CTACATTATGGAGAAAGTGGACCTGGTCTTAGTTGGTGCTGAAGGTGTAGTTGAAAGTGGAGGCATTATTAACAAG ATCGGCACAAATCAAATTGCTGTGTGCGCCAAAGCTCAGAATAAACCATTTTATGTGGTAGCAGAAAGTTTCAAGTTTGTAAGGCTTTTCCCTCTAAATCAGCAGGATGTCCCAGATAAGTTTAAG TACAAAGCAGACACTCTGAAAACAAGCCAGAATCTAACAGAGGAGCATCCCTGGATTGACTACACATCACCATCACTAATCACATTACTGTTTACAGACCTTGGTGTGTTAACTCCGTCAGCTGTCAGTGATGAACTTATTAAACTCTATCTGTAA
- the GTF2H3 gene encoding general transcription factor IIH subunit 3 isoform X2 → MSADDELSLLVIVIDTNPIWWGKRAQGEAEFTLSKCIDAVMVLGNSHLFMNRTNKLAVIASHTQESRFLYPGKRWACADLLGDGSSSAESNCSGSKDGKYELLTAINDAIAEEIKDLMTKTDMRGQQTETLLAGSLAKALCFINKMSKEVKANQEMKSRILVIKAAEDSALQYMNFMNVIFAAQKQSILIDACVLDSDSGLLQQACDITGGIYLKVPHMPSLLQYLLWVFLPDQEQRSQLVLPPPIHVDYRAACFCHRNLIEIGYVCSVCLSIFCNFSPICSTCETAFKISLPPVMKAKKKKLKLAA, encoded by the exons ATGAGCGCGg ACGATGAGCTGAGCCTGCTGGTCATCGTCATCGACACCAACCCCATCTGGTGGGGGAAGAGGGCGCAGGGGGAAGCGGAG ttcaCCCTATCAAAATGTATCGATGCGGTGATGGTACTGGGAAACTCACACTTGTTTATGAATCGTACCAACAAGCTTGCTGTAATAGCAAGCCACACACAAGAAAG cCGTTTCTTGTACCCTGGGAAGCGCTGGGCTTGTGCCGATCTCCTTGGAGATGGCAGTAGTTCTGCAGAATCTAATTGTTCTGGCagcaaagatggaaaatatgaaTTGTTAACAGCAATAAATGATGCAATTGCAGAAGAGATTAAAGATCTCATgacaaaaa CTGACATGAGGGGCCAGCAAACAGAAACTCTGTTAGCGGGATCACTTGCTAAAGCACTTTGTT TTATTAACAAGATGAGCAAAGAGGTAAAAG CCAATCAGGAAATGAAATCAAGGATTTTG GTCATAAAAGCTGCAGAAGACAGTGCATTGCAATATATGAATTTCATGAATGTGATctttgcagcacagaaacag AGTATTTTGATTGATGCCTGTGTCTTGGACTCTGATTCAGGTCTTCTACAACAG gccTGTGACATTACAGGTGGCATATACTTGAAAGTGCCCCATATGCCATCCCTTCTGCAGTATTTATTG TGGGTATTTCTCCCTGATCAAGAGCAAAGATCACAGCTTGTGCTTCCACCTCCTATTCATGTTGACTACAGAGCTGCGTGTTTCTGTCATCGAAATCTCATTGAAATTGGTTATGTATGCTCTGTGTGCTTGTCAA tattcTGCAACTTCAGTCCTATTTGTAGTACGTGCGA gaCTGCTTTCAAAATATCACTGCCACCTGTCATGAAAGctaagaagaagaaattgaagTTAGCTGCATAA
- the DDX55 gene encoding ATP-dependent RNA helicase DDX55: MEAVTEGRWEALPVALSPGVLRALRGLGFASMTPVQSATIPLFMSNKDVAAEAVTGSGKTLAFVIPILEILLRREQKLKKMQVGAIIITPTRELAIQIDEVLSHFTKHFPMFSQILLIGGRNPMEDVEKFKEHGGNIIVATPGRLEDLFRRKADGLDLASCVKSLDVLVLDEADRLLDMGFESSLNAILDFLPKQRRTGLFSATQTQEVENLVRAGLRNPVRISVKEKGVAASNTQKTPTRLENYYMICKADEKFNQLVHFLRQHKQEKHLVFFSTCACVEYYGKALESLIKQAKIMCIHGKMKHKRNKIFTEFRKLPGGILVCTDVMARGIDIPEVHWVLQYDPPSSASAFVHRCGRTARIGNAGSALVFLLPMEESYVDFLSINQKCPMQEMKPQKNVLDLLPKLKSMALADRAVFEKGMKAFVSYIQAYAKHECNLIFRIKDLDFASLAKGFALLKMPKMPELRGKCFPDFTPVTVDTDSIPFKDKNREKQRQKQLEQQRKERQESGGKKKFIKNKPWSKQKAKKEKKKKATAKRKREEGSDVDDEEMEELLNDTRLLKRLRKGKISEEEFEKRLTGTQSKVKAETVADLESEC; encoded by the exons ATGGAGGCGGTGACGGAGGGGCGCTGGGAGGCGCTGCCCGTGGCGCTCAGCCCCGGCGtgctgcgggcgctgcggggcctCGGCTTCGCCAGCATGACCCCGGTGCAG TCCGCAACCATTCCGCTCTTCATGAGTAACAAAGATGTTGCTGCGGAAGCG GTAACAGGCAGCGGCAAAACCTTAGCCTTTGTAATTCCCATCCTAGAAATTCTTCTCAGACGGgaacaaaaattgaaaaaaatgcag GTTGGAGCTATAATTATCACACCGACAAGAGAATTAGCTATTCAAATTGATGAGGTATTATCGCACTTCACAAAACACTTCCCCATGTTTAG TCAGATTCTTTTAATAGGTGGTAGGAATCCCATGGAAGATGTTGAAAAATTTAAAGAACACGG CGGGAACATCATTGTAGCAACGCCAGGCCGCTTGGAGGATctgttcagaagaaaagcagatgggCTGGATCTTGCAAGCTGTGTGAAGTCTCTCGATGTGTTGGTGTTAGATGAAGCAGACAGACTTCTCGATATGGGCTTTGAATCAAG TTTAAATGCCATTCTGGACTTTTTACCCAAGCAGAGACGGACAGGTCTCTTCTCAGCAACTCAGACTCAAGAGGTGGAGAACCTGGTGAGAGCAGGTCTCCGGAATCCTGTCCGCATCTCGGtgaaagagaagggagtggCAGCAAGCAACACACAGAAAACTCCAACGCGCCTGGAGAACTACTACATG ATATGCAAAGCAGACGAAAAGTTCAATCAGTTGGTGCACTTTCTTCGACAgcacaaacaggaaaaacatcTAGTCTTTTTCAG CACATGTGCCTGCGTGGAATACTATGGGAAGGCTTTGGAGTCCTTAATTAAACAAGCGAAAATAATGTGCATTCATGGGAAGATGAAACACAAACGTAACAAGATTTTTACCGAGTTTCGGAAGCTCCCAGG CGGCATTTTAGTTTGCACTGATGTGATGGCCCGGGGCATAGACATTCCAGAGGTACACTGGGTTTTGCAATATGACCCACCTAGCAGTGCAAG tgccTTTGTGCATCGGTGTGGTCGAACAGCACGGATTGGCAATGCCGGCAGCGCACTTGTATTTTTGCTTCCCATGGAAGAATCTTATGTTGACTTTCTCTCAATCAACCAAAAG tGTCCCATGCAGGAAatgaaaccacagaaaaatgtgttggaTCTTCTTCCAAAACTGAAGTCTATGGCCCTGGCTGACAGGGCAGTGTTTGAGAAAGGGATGAAAGCATTTGTGTCTTACATCCAGGCTTATGCCAAACACGAGTGTAATCTGATCTTCCGAATAAAAG aTCTGGATTTTGCTAGTCTTGCCAAAGGTTTTGCCTTGTTAAAAATGCCGAAGATGCCTGAACtaagaggaaaatgttttccagacTTTACTCCAGTCACTGTTGATACAGACTCCATTCCATTTAAggataaaaatagagaaaaacagagacaaaaacaactagaacaacaaagaaaggaaagacaggaaagtgggggaaaaaagaaattcataaaGAACAAACCCTGGTCAAAGCAGAAAgccaaaaaggagaagaaaaagaaagcaacagcaaaaaggaaacGTGAAGAG GGCTCTGATGTTGACgatgaggagatggaagagTTGCTGAATGACACAAGACTCTTGAAAAgattaagaaaggggaaaattaGTGAAGAAGAGTTTGAGAAGAGACTAACAGGCACCCAAAGCAAAGTGAAAGCAGAAACTGTTGCTGACTTAGAGTCTGAATGTTGA
- the EIF2B1 gene encoding translation initiation factor eIF2B subunit alpha isoform X1 has product MPPPRGAGRSRRLQMTPGPGVTSRRGALRHAHGSGEAAGSGAERGGGAAAMSTDDLIEAFRAQLRDDPDVASAVAAIRALLGFLKRDRGETIQGLRSSLLDAIETLSRVDSSVAVSSGGELFLRFISLTSLEYSDYSKCKEIMIERGEIFLRKVSLSRNKIAKLCHPFIRDGARILTHAYSRVVLRVLEAAVESKKRFSVYVTESQPDQAGQKMAKALRKLDIPVTVILDAAVGYIMEKVDLVLVGAEGVVESGGIINKIGTNQIAVCAKAQNKPFYVVAESFKFVRLFPLNQQDVPDKFKYKADTLKTSQNLTEEHPWIDYTSPSLITLLFTDLGVLTPSAVSDELIKLYL; this is encoded by the exons ATGCCGCCGCCGCGAGGTGCCGGCCGCTCCCGGCGCTTGCAAATGACGCCAGGGCCCGGCGTGACGTCACGCCGAGGGGCGCTGCGTCATGCCCACGGCTCCGGCGAGGCGGccgggagcggagcggagcggggcgggggggccgcggccaTGAGCACGGACG ACCTGATCGAGGCGTTCAGGGCGCAGCTGAGGGACGACCCCGACGTGGCCTCGGCGGTGGCCGCCATCCGAGCGCTGCTCGGCTTCCTCAAGCGGGACCGAG GTGAGACCATCCAGGGCCTGAGGAGCAGCCTGCTGGACGCCATCGAGACCCTGTCCCGCGTGGACTCCTCGGTGGCCGTGTCCTCCGGCGGGGAGCTCTTCCTGCGCTTCATCAGCCTCACCTCGCTGGAGTACTCG GATTACTCcaaatgcaaagaaatcatGATCGAGCGCGGGGAGATTTTCCTGAGGAAAGTCTCGCTCTCAAGGAACAAAATCGCCAAGCTCTGTCATCCTTTCATCAGAGATGGTGCC CGAATATTGACACATGCCTACTCAAGAGTGGTCCTCAGAGTGTTAGAAGCAGCTGTTGAGTCAAAGAAGCGATTCAGCGTTTATGTTACTGAATCACAGCCAGACCAAGCAGG GCAAAAAATGGCAAAAGCCCTGAGGAAGCTGGACATTCCTGTGACTGTGATTCTCGATGCTGCAGTTGG CTACATTATGGAGAAAGTGGACCTGGTCTTAGTTGGTGCTGAAGGTGTAGTTGAAAGTGGAGGCATTATTAACAAG ATCGGCACAAATCAAATTGCTGTGTGCGCCAAAGCTCAGAATAAACCATTTTATGTGGTAGCAGAAAGTTTCAAGTTTGTAAGGCTTTTCCCTCTAAATCAGCAGGATGTCCCAGATAAGTTTAAG TACAAAGCAGACACTCTGAAAACAAGCCAGAATCTAACAGAGGAGCATCCCTGGATTGACTACACATCACCATCACTAATCACATTACTGTTTACAGACCTTGGTGTGTTAACTCCGTCAGCTGTCAGTGATGAACTTATTAAACTCTATCTGTAA